The Archaeoglobus neptunius genomic sequence ACACTCGAGCTGAGCCATGCGGCGAATTTTCTTTACATGCTGAATGGGGAAATGCCGAGCAGGACCGCTGAAAAGGCACTCGATATGGATCTTATCCTCCATGCTGAACATGAACTCAACGCCTCGACCTTTGCTGCAAGAATTGCCGCCTCAACTCTTGCTGACATGTATGCCTGTGTTGTTGCCGCTACAGGAACCTTGATGGGCCCCCTGCACGGTGGTGCGGCTCAGGAAGTGATGAAGATGCTCAGAGAGATCGCAACGCCCAGGAGGGCGGAGGGTTACGTCAGGAAGAAAATAGAGAAGGGTGAGAGAATAATGGGATTTGGACACAGAGTCTACAGAGGCGTCATGGATCCAAGAGCGGAACTCCTCCGAAGGCTCGCAAAGAAACTTGCAGCAGAGGGAAGCACAAAATGGTTTGAGATAAGTGAGGAGATCGCAAAAGCAGCGTACAAACACAAAAAGCTCTTACCAAACGTTGATTTCTACTCCGCCAGTATTTATGCCAATCTCGGAATTCCCGACGACCTTTTTGTCAACATATTTGCCATGGGGAGGATATCGGGCTGGCTTGCACACATAATCGAGCAGTACGAAAACAACAGGCTGATAAGACCGAGAGCAGAGTACGTGGGGGAGAAGGAGAAAAAATTTATTCCCATCTCTGAAAGGTAATGGAAAGATTTATTTGACATAAGGCGGGGTGGGGGGTTATGGCAAGAAAACCAGCGAGGATGTGGAGGAGGCTCGAAAGGCCGTACACCAGGATCGAGTACATCGATGGTGTGCCAGGAACGAGAGTCAGGATGTTCGACATGGGTAACAAGAGTGCGGACTTTCCAGTGATGGTTACGCTTGTAGCAAAAGAAGCTGTGCAGATAAGGGAGAATGCCCTCGAAGCAGCAAGAGTTGTAGCTAACAAGTACGTTTCAAGAAGGGCTGGAGCAAGCAACTACAAGCTCAAGCTCCGCATATATCCGCACCACATTCTGAGGGAGCACAAGATGGCCGTTGGAGCTGGAGCTGACAGAATTTCGCAGGGTATGAGGGCGGCTTTTGGGAAACCTGTTGGTAGAGCGGCGAGGGTTAAGCCCGGGACAAAAATAATGTCTGTATGGGTGAAGCCTGAACACTTTGAGGTCGCAAAGGAAGCTCTGAGAAGGGCTGCGATGAAGATGCCCACACCCACTAAAATTGTTGTTGAGAAGGGTCGTGAGCTGCTTAAGGGTAAGGTATAAGTAAAATTTTTTTGACTCAGATACACTTTTTCTGATGCAATCCATTATGGTGGGAGGAACTACCAGCAGTGCGGGAAAAAGTCTGATAGCTGCTGCTATCTGCCGGATTCTCGCAAAGAGGGGTTATGACGTTGCCCCCTTCAAGGCTCAGAACATGAGTCTGAATTCCTACGTAACCGAAAACGGCAAGGAGATTGCGATAGCCCAGGCGTATCAGGCATTTGCTGCCGGAATTGAACCTGATGAGAGGATGAATCCCATACTTCTAAAACCAAAGGGTAACTTCGTGTCCCAGCTTGTTGTGATGGGCGAGGCTGTAGGAGATATTGACTCACGAAAGTACTACAGCAAAGAGATCGTGTGGTTGAGAAGAGTGGTGGAGGAGGCATATACCAGTTTAGCTGAGGAGTTTGAGGTAGTTGTTATTGAGGGTGCAGGTGGGATGGCTGAGATAAACCTCTATAACAGAGATCTGGCGAATATACACATTGCGAGGTTTGCCAGACCGGACATTTTGCTGGTGGGTGATATAGACAGGGGTGGGGTTTTTGCGTCCCTCTTCGGCACCTTCTCCCTCCTGCCGGACGACATCAGGGGAATGGTGAAGGGTTTCATAATTAACAGGCTGAGGGGGAGAGAGGACATTCTCCAGAGCGGAATCAAAAAGCTGGAAGAACTTACGGGGGTTGGAGTGCTTGGAGTTCTGCCGTTTGTTGAATACAACTTTCCGTCGGAAGACTCGCTGAACATCGAGGAGTGGGGGAAGGATGGGCCTGTTGGCATCGTAAAGCTGCCGAGAGTCTCCAACTTCACGGACTTCGAACCCATAAAGCCGATTGCGAAGTTTCTCGACCTGAACTGCGGGCTGGAGGAGTGTGAGGTCGTAATCATACCCGGCACGAAGGACACCATTGCGGATCTTGCCGAGCTCAAAGGATCGAGGCTGGGGGAGGAAATAGTCAGAAATGCAGGGAAGATTCCGGTAATTGGGGTGTGCGGTGGGTACCAGATTATGGGCAGAGAGCTGATTGACTGCGGTGTTGAGCATGCAAAAGTTAAGGTTAAAGGACTCGGTTTGCTGGAAGCAGTCACAAAGTTTGAGAACTTCAGAAAGAGAACCGTTCAGGTTAAAAAGAGGGTGAACGGCAACGCCGTAATCCTCGATAGAATTGCCGGACAGGAAGTGTGGGGGTACGAGATACACAAGGGCGTTACGGAGTCATCCAGACCCATCTTTGAGGATGAGGGGTGTGCGAGCGAAGACGGAATGTGCTGGGGGACTTATCTGCACGGCCTCTTCTGGAATGAGAACGTGGTAGAGGCATTGGGTAAATACTTGGGGGTTAGGATCAGGATGCAGGAAGAGTGGGCGGAAGTCATTGCACGGGAGGTTGAGAAGAGGCTGGATCTCGGTTTTGTTGTTCGGAGTTAACCGAACGGTTTCGTATGTTTTTTAAATAGAAGATCCAAGATCGCCTTATGCTTAGAGCTGTGTTAGCAGTAGTCCTGATCTTGGGTGCCGTTGCGCCGACTTCCGCCATTCCAAGTATAGGCGAGCTGAAAGCGGACAGATCTCTTTGCAGTAACGCTACAGAGGAGTACTATGTGTACGATAATGGGAATTGGGTTAAGAAAAAGGAACCGGTTGACTGGTGGATGTGCATCGATGTTAAAGGCATAAGGGCAGACTACAACTCGGCAGCTAAGAAGGCAATTGAGCTGAAGAGCATTGGAAAGGATTCGCCTTACTACGGTGGAGAGTGGATAGATCCTAAGAGGGGGATAGTTTTCGTTGTTGTGACCGATGAAAGGGTTGCTGAGAGTTACAAGGGGAAGAACGTTGTGGTTGTAAAGGGGAAGTACAGCTATGGAGATCTGTACAGGTGGAAGAGGGAGCTTGGCAAAGCTCTCGCCAATGACATTGTTATGGGAAATATATTGTCAATGGTTGGCCCAGATGTGCAGCGAAATAAGGTATTTGTAGGAATTAAGCTGATAAACGATACAACGCTGGACAGAATAAAAATACTGGCAAAGAAACTTGGAATACCGCTTGATGCCATTGTTGTCGGGAAAGCAGAGATATTTTTACCGGACATTACTAAATCCCCTAAGAAAAGCGTAAAAATCTCAATTTCCGAAGTAAAACTTTCCCGAACGGACAGAATACGCCCGTTGGTGGGAGGGATAAAGATACAGTCTCGGAAAATATGTACTCTCGGTTTCATAGCTGTCAGAAATGGTGTGGAGGGATTCGTTACAGCAGGACACTGTGGAAATGTGAGTAACGCAGTATATCAGCCGGAATTTACCGGAAATTTCAGAGAGGATCTGGTTGGTAGGATTGCTGCCGATCCAGGAGGTCCGAGGTACAGCGACGCCGTGTTTGTCGAAAATCCGATAGTCAATTCTATATTTAGGATTTTCAACGAGCATAATCCATCGAAGCATTATCCAGTATTCAGTGAAATGCAAGCTCAAAGCGAGGGCATGTATGTGTGCAAGGGTGGAATTACAACAGGGGAGACGTGCGGTTGGATTGAGGAAGTAGGTTATGACATAATCGGGACATATCCAGAATACGGAACCATTTACGATCAGGTTCTTGCTACATATGTAAGCAAAGAGGGGGACAGCGGAGGTCCTGTTTACTATGATCCACTCGATACGTGGATAAGGAATTGGTGTATTGACAGGTACGGAGTAAAATGTGTGGATATCTACGGGATACAAGTTGCATTAGCTTCGTATGGATCCAGAACTTACAGTGTTTACAGCCCGATAAGCGGAATAGAGCGAGACCTCGGAAACCTGCGAACAAGATAGCTCCTTATTTATTTTTAAGTGATACAAGCATGAGTCCAATATGTGATATCCCGAAATAATTTCACTCTTCAAACAACCACCTCCCGTACTCAAACACCCTTTCAGCAGGCAATTTCCTGAGAAAAGCCTGATAGGGAGTCCCAA encodes the following:
- the cobQ gene encoding cobyric acid synthase CobQ, which gives rise to MQSIMVGGTTSSAGKSLIAAAICRILAKRGYDVAPFKAQNMSLNSYVTENGKEIAIAQAYQAFAAGIEPDERMNPILLKPKGNFVSQLVVMGEAVGDIDSRKYYSKEIVWLRRVVEEAYTSLAEEFEVVVIEGAGGMAEINLYNRDLANIHIARFARPDILLVGDIDRGGVFASLFGTFSLLPDDIRGMVKGFIINRLRGREDILQSGIKKLEELTGVGVLGVLPFVEYNFPSEDSLNIEEWGKDGPVGIVKLPRVSNFTDFEPIKPIAKFLDLNCGLEECEVVIIPGTKDTIADLAELKGSRLGEEIVRNAGKIPVIGVCGGYQIMGRELIDCGVEHAKVKVKGLGLLEAVTKFENFRKRTVQVKKRVNGNAVILDRIAGQEVWGYEIHKGVTESSRPIFEDEGCASEDGMCWGTYLHGLFWNENVVEALGKYLGVRIRMQEEWAEVIAREVEKRLDLGFVVRS
- a CDS encoding citrate/2-methylcitrate synthase, whose amino-acid sequence is MKDGLEGVIACQTKISRIELVNGKAVLEYRGYDIRDLARRASYEEVAYLLIYGELPKKYELQDFKIELAERRDLPPQIIGLLTHLPPYTHPMVVLRTATSYLGSLDRKIDVKTREENLEKAKNLIAKFPTIIAYYQRIRTGRNIIQPTLELSHAANFLYMLNGEMPSRTAEKALDMDLILHAEHELNASTFAARIAASTLADMYACVVAATGTLMGPLHGGAAQEVMKMLREIATPRRAEGYVRKKIEKGERIMGFGHRVYRGVMDPRAELLRRLAKKLAAEGSTKWFEISEEIAKAAYKHKKLLPNVDFYSASIYANLGIPDDLFVNIFAMGRISGWLAHIIEQYENNRLIRPRAEYVGEKEKKFIPISER
- the rplJ gene encoding 50S ribosomal protein L16 — protein: MARKPARMWRRLERPYTRIEYIDGVPGTRVRMFDMGNKSADFPVMVTLVAKEAVQIRENALEAARVVANKYVSRRAGASNYKLKLRIYPHHILREHKMAVGAGADRISQGMRAAFGKPVGRAARVKPGTKIMSVWVKPEHFEVAKEALRRAAMKMPTPTKIVVEKGRELLKGKV
- a CDS encoding S1 family peptidase produces the protein MLRAVLAVVLILGAVAPTSAIPSIGELKADRSLCSNATEEYYVYDNGNWVKKKEPVDWWMCIDVKGIRADYNSAAKKAIELKSIGKDSPYYGGEWIDPKRGIVFVVVTDERVAESYKGKNVVVVKGKYSYGDLYRWKRELGKALANDIVMGNILSMVGPDVQRNKVFVGIKLINDTTLDRIKILAKKLGIPLDAIVVGKAEIFLPDITKSPKKSVKISISEVKLSRTDRIRPLVGGIKIQSRKICTLGFIAVRNGVEGFVTAGHCGNVSNAVYQPEFTGNFREDLVGRIAADPGGPRYSDAVFVENPIVNSIFRIFNEHNPSKHYPVFSEMQAQSEGMYVCKGGITTGETCGWIEEVGYDIIGTYPEYGTIYDQVLATYVSKEGDSGGPVYYDPLDTWIRNWCIDRYGVKCVDIYGIQVALASYGSRTYSVYSPISGIERDLGNLRTR